Proteins encoded within one genomic window of Deltaproteobacteria bacterium:
- the guaB gene encoding IMP dehydrogenase codes for MVPQEIPIALTFDDVLLLPQKSEVLPHEVDTSTLLARDIRLKIPMVSAAMDSVTESKTAIAMARMGGVGVIHRNMDLNLQALEVAKVKRAESGMILNPITLNPQQKLKEAVVVMQENNISGVPITEGGRLVGILTSRDLRFETNLGLKIADAMTTKVITTGETTTLEQAREILQKNRIEKLPVVDDRGNLKGLFTIKDVKRATEFPNACKDSLGRLRVGAAIGVGESALVRAGRLIESGVDLVAIDTAHGHSAGVLETAREFKKNFNVPLIVGNVATGEAVQELVKIGVDAVKVGVGPGSICTTRMVSGVGVPQFSAVLECSRVARDRGIPVIADGGIKYSGDITKALAAGADAVMIGGLFAGTDEAPGETILYQGRTYKAYRGMGSLGAMVKGSGDRYAQGGVEDRSKLVPEGVEGMVPHRGSLSSHLYQLVGGLRAGMGYLGAKNLQELRAKARFVRITASGLKESHVHDVMITKEAPNYKPE; via the coding sequence ATGGTACCCCAAGAAATCCCGATCGCGCTAACTTTCGACGACGTTCTGCTGCTTCCCCAAAAAAGTGAAGTCCTGCCCCATGAGGTCGATACCTCCACGCTGCTCGCACGCGATATCCGTCTTAAAATTCCGATGGTCTCCGCTGCAATGGACTCGGTGACAGAATCCAAGACGGCGATTGCGATGGCCCGAATGGGGGGGGTCGGGGTTATCCATCGTAATATGGATCTCAACCTCCAGGCCCTCGAGGTGGCAAAGGTCAAGCGGGCTGAGTCGGGAATGATCTTGAACCCCATCACATTAAATCCCCAGCAAAAACTGAAAGAGGCAGTGGTCGTGATGCAGGAGAACAACATCTCCGGTGTCCCGATCACGGAAGGCGGCCGGCTTGTCGGGATACTGACGAGTCGTGACCTTCGTTTTGAAACCAATCTGGGCCTCAAGATTGCTGATGCGATGACCACAAAGGTTATTACGACCGGAGAGACGACAACGCTCGAGCAGGCACGGGAGATTTTGCAGAAAAACAGGATCGAAAAACTTCCTGTCGTTGATGATCGGGGAAATCTCAAGGGGCTCTTCACGATCAAAGATGTGAAAAGGGCCACTGAGTTTCCAAATGCCTGCAAAGATAGCCTAGGGCGTCTTCGTGTTGGTGCGGCGATCGGGGTTGGAGAATCAGCCTTGGTTCGAGCCGGCCGTCTGATTGAGTCAGGTGTTGATTTAGTGGCGATTGATACCGCTCACGGGCATTCGGCCGGTGTTCTGGAGACGGCGCGGGAGTTTAAAAAGAATTTTAATGTTCCGTTGATCGTTGGTAACGTTGCAACAGGCGAGGCGGTTCAGGAGCTCGTAAAGATTGGCGTTGATGCGGTCAAGGTGGGTGTCGGGCCGGGATCGATTTGTACGACACGGATGGTTTCCGGTGTTGGTGTCCCTCAATTCTCAGCGGTTTTAGAATGCTCACGTGTCGCCCGTGATCGTGGAATTCCGGTGATTGCCGATGGCGGCATCAAATATTCCGGAGATATCACCAAGGCACTTGCGGCCGGGGCCGATGCGGTGATGATCGGTGGACTTTTTGCTGGTACCGATGAGGCGCCCGGCGAGACGATTCTTTATCAGGGAAGAACTTACAAGGCGTATCGTGGTATGGGTTCCCTGGGCGCGATGGTCAAGGGGAGTGGTGATCGTTATGCCCAAGGGGGTGTCGAAGATCGCTCCAAACTGGTTCCGGAAGGGGTGGAGGGGATGGTTCCTCACAGGGGTTCGCTCTCTTCGCACCTTTACCAGTTAGTGGGCGGCCTTCGGGCCGGCATGGGTTATCTCGGGGCTAAAAATCTCCAGGAGCTGAGGGCCAAGGCCCGCTTTGTACGGATTACCGCCTCCGGCCTCAAAGAGAGCCATGTTCACGATGTGATGATTACGAAAGAAGCACCTAACTACAAACCGGAATGA
- a CDS encoding PQQ-binding-like beta-propeller repeat protein, producing MRTVGPFLLTLALIISGAVLANEPAHWRNRGYHYAPKTRVPFKAKWISVAKKGRIFKYKRREFSSPFVFGELLFLGSDNGTFYAIQKSNGHKKWRFKANGTINSKAIGDGRRVYFGDDKGILYALESDSGKLIWERPLGSEILSAPVIEQGRLYLAASEGQVYAIDASDGRTVWQVDHLTPPLQMAVRGNSPPVLDGRGRLYLGFSDGTFRALSTRDGRVVWEKRLMNDGNGFSDLDAPPLIEGDNIYLSLFDGPLYALSLKSGNILWSRDLGSGVSIVGEGKTLFVSGSRGSLYALNKADGEVLWETKVGEGALTAPVVYQNILAVGLSSSTMNFFERETGKLLYRRFTKKGISSDPAIDEGRLYYFSNGGRLYSLKLLPRSP from the coding sequence GTGAGGACGGTTGGCCCATTCCTTCTCACCCTTGCCCTGATCATTTCTGGTGCCGTCCTGGCGAATGAACCGGCCCATTGGAGAAACCGAGGGTACCACTACGCCCCTAAAACAAGAGTCCCCTTCAAGGCCAAGTGGATCTCGGTCGCCAAGAAGGGAAGGATTTTCAAGTATAAGAGGAGGGAGTTCTCTTCCCCCTTTGTTTTTGGAGAACTTCTTTTTTTGGGGAGTGACAATGGGACCTTTTACGCCATCCAAAAATCAAACGGTCATAAAAAATGGCGCTTTAAGGCGAATGGGACGATTAACTCCAAGGCGATCGGCGATGGGAGGCGGGTTTATTTTGGTGATGACAAGGGGATTCTCTACGCCCTCGAGAGTGATTCAGGGAAACTGATCTGGGAGAGGCCTCTTGGATCGGAGATTCTGTCCGCCCCGGTCATTGAACAGGGGCGGCTTTATCTGGCCGCCTCGGAGGGGCAGGTGTATGCGATTGATGCGAGTGATGGCAGAACCGTTTGGCAGGTTGATCACCTGACTCCTCCTCTCCAGATGGCGGTTCGTGGAAATTCTCCTCCGGTTTTGGATGGAAGGGGACGTCTCTATCTTGGATTCTCCGACGGGACCTTCCGGGCCCTTTCCACAAGGGATGGCAGAGTTGTTTGGGAGAAGCGTCTCATGAATGACGGCAACGGTTTCAGCGACCTCGATGCCCCTCCCTTGATTGAGGGAGACAATATTTATCTCTCCCTCTTTGATGGTCCCCTGTATGCGTTGTCTTTAAAATCGGGAAATATTCTCTGGTCGCGTGATCTCGGGAGCGGTGTGTCGATCGTTGGTGAGGGGAAAACGCTCTTTGTGTCCGGCTCGCGGGGATCCCTTTATGCACTCAACAAGGCGGATGGAGAGGTTCTATGGGAGACAAAGGTTGGGGAGGGGGCCTTGACCGCACCGGTTGTTTATCAAAACATCCTCGCGGTCGGTCTTTCGTCTTCCACGATGAATTTCTTCGAACGTGAGACCGGAAAGCTCCTGTACCGTCGCTTTACTAAAAAAGGGATCTCTTCTGACCCCGCCATTGATGAGGGTCGGCTTTACTACTTCTCCAACGGTGGGCGGTTATATTCCCTCAAGCTGCTTCCCCGTTCGCCTTGA